A window from Embleya scabrispora encodes these proteins:
- a CDS encoding TetR/AcrR family transcriptional regulator: MAAPTSRTAGTVRMSADERRAAVIRAAVTEFAKGGLNGTSTAAIARRVGVSQPYLFRLFDDKKALFLATVEYAFDRVEERFRRATEGLTGYPAMHAMAHAYHDFLDTDTDLLRIQLQAYAAAEDAELRSDIRGFWIRLDTFAREVTGIGGEELTNFFARGMLCNVIASLDLPRGRYFDDILSAEGKQLRCDPCEDSERLGESPAPTPSD, encoded by the coding sequence ATGGCAGCCCCTACCAGCCGCACGGCCGGCACCGTTCGGATGAGCGCCGACGAGCGTCGTGCCGCGGTGATCCGTGCCGCCGTCACCGAGTTCGCCAAGGGCGGCCTGAACGGCACCTCCACCGCGGCGATCGCGAGGCGCGTCGGCGTCTCGCAGCCGTACCTGTTCCGCCTGTTCGACGACAAGAAGGCGCTCTTCCTCGCCACCGTGGAGTACGCCTTCGACCGGGTCGAGGAGCGCTTCCGCCGCGCCACCGAAGGCCTCACCGGCTACCCGGCGATGCATGCGATGGCGCACGCCTACCACGACTTCCTCGACACCGACACCGATCTGCTGCGCATCCAGTTGCAGGCCTACGCCGCGGCCGAGGACGCCGAACTGCGGTCCGACATCCGCGGGTTCTGGATCCGGCTGGACACGTTCGCGCGCGAGGTCACCGGGATCGGCGGCGAAGAACTCACCAACTTCTTCGCGCGCGGCATGCTCTGCAACGTCATCGCCTCGCTCGACCTGCCCCGCGGACGGTACTTCGACGACATCCTCTCCGCGGAGGGCAAGCAGCTCCGCTGCGACCCGTGCGAGGACTCCGAGCGGCTCGGCGAGTCGCCCGCGCCCACTCCCTCCGACTGA
- a CDS encoding class I adenylate-forming enzyme family protein — MAGGTIDGFQVHGQDIPWLLRHWAEHRPEHPALVWEPAEGTGRTWTYAELLRDTERLAAGLTGRGIGRGAKVLVHSENCPEMVLAWLACATVGAVAVTTNTRATPAEIAYFVERADCVAAVTQPHLAAPLAQSGAALEWVAVIDGTAPDPLPFADLYDDAATWTGRPIEPLLPFGIMFTSGTTSRPKAVVHTHANAIWASRSGPRSIDLGPDDRYLIHLPFFHVNAQSWSFFSVLGAGATAVLTPKWSTSRFWDVVTRHGITHMSLMPFCFGVLAAPNRPETALRVGVFGQVAPALDTMLGLRVYAAFGMTETVTHAITGKPTEHLPARSMGRPAPGYSCAVVDPETGRECAEGEVGELWLRGQRGVQLFLEYHGDPQATEAAFVGDWFRTGDMVLLGAGGNVFYRERDKDLLKVGGENVSAREVEDVIGAIPGVGSVAVVGKHHDFLSEVVVAFVIRKPDAPEEGTLEKRILAACRERLSDYKVPRAVYFVDAFPLGTLDKVLKKSLRELADARPAL, encoded by the coding sequence ATGGCGGGCGGCACGATCGACGGATTCCAGGTGCACGGACAGGACATCCCCTGGCTGCTCCGGCACTGGGCCGAGCACCGCCCCGAACATCCGGCCCTGGTCTGGGAACCGGCCGAGGGCACCGGACGCACCTGGACCTACGCCGAACTGCTGCGCGACACCGAACGATTGGCCGCCGGCCTGACCGGGCGCGGCATCGGTCGCGGCGCCAAGGTCCTGGTCCACAGCGAGAACTGCCCCGAAATGGTGCTGGCCTGGCTGGCCTGCGCAACCGTCGGCGCGGTGGCGGTGACCACGAACACCCGGGCCACCCCCGCCGAGATCGCCTACTTCGTCGAGCGCGCCGACTGCGTCGCCGCCGTCACCCAACCCCACCTGGCCGCCCCGCTGGCACAGTCCGGCGCCGCGTTGGAATGGGTAGCGGTCATCGACGGCACCGCCCCGGACCCGCTCCCCTTCGCCGACCTGTACGACGACGCCGCGACCTGGACCGGACGGCCGATCGAACCGCTGCTCCCGTTCGGGATCATGTTCACCTCCGGCACCACCAGCCGCCCCAAGGCCGTCGTACACACGCACGCCAACGCGATCTGGGCGAGCCGCTCGGGTCCGCGCAGCATCGACCTGGGCCCCGACGACCGCTACCTGATCCACCTGCCCTTCTTCCATGTCAACGCGCAGAGCTGGTCGTTCTTCTCGGTGCTCGGCGCGGGCGCGACCGCCGTCCTGACGCCCAAGTGGTCCACCAGCCGGTTCTGGGACGTGGTCACCCGACACGGGATCACCCACATGTCGCTGATGCCGTTCTGCTTCGGCGTACTCGCCGCCCCGAACCGCCCGGAAACCGCCCTGCGAGTGGGCGTGTTCGGCCAGGTCGCCCCGGCCCTGGACACGATGCTCGGACTGCGCGTGTACGCCGCGTTCGGGATGACCGAGACGGTCACCCACGCGATCACCGGCAAACCCACCGAGCACCTGCCCGCCCGCTCGATGGGCCGCCCCGCACCCGGGTACTCCTGCGCCGTGGTCGACCCCGAGACCGGCCGGGAGTGCGCCGAGGGCGAGGTGGGCGAGCTGTGGCTGCGCGGACAACGCGGCGTACAGCTGTTCCTGGAGTACCACGGCGATCCGCAGGCCACCGAGGCCGCGTTCGTCGGCGACTGGTTCCGCACCGGCGACATGGTCCTGCTGGGCGCCGGCGGCAACGTGTTCTACCGCGAGCGGGACAAGGACCTGCTCAAGGTCGGCGGCGAAAACGTCTCGGCCCGCGAGGTCGAGGACGTGATCGGCGCGATCCCCGGCGTCGGATCGGTCGCCGTGGTCGGCAAACACCACGACTTCCTCAGCGAGGTCGTGGTGGCCTTCGTGATCCGCAAGCCGGACGCCCCGGAGGAGGGCACCCTGGAAAAGCGGATCCTGGCCGCCTGCCGCGAGCGCTTGTCCGACTACAAGGTGCCTCGCGCGGTGTACTTCGTCGACGCCTTCCCCCTGGGCACCCTCGACAAGGTCCTGAAGAAGTCCCTTCGCGAGCTCGCCGACGCCCGCCCCGCGCTCTGA
- a CDS encoding BlaI/MecI/CopY family transcriptional regulator — MTVRPNPGKPSARGVRRGPGELESEVLALLWVARGPRTAAWVQTELAGDLAYTTVVTILSRLHDKGLLARARAGRAYAYTPVTDEAGIVARRMRALLDHEADRQAVLASFVSELSAADESILRALLGAAGPAESRG, encoded by the coding sequence ATGACGGTCCGTCCAAATCCCGGCAAACCGTCGGCGCGTGGGGTGCGGCGCGGGCCGGGGGAGCTGGAGTCGGAGGTGCTGGCGCTGCTGTGGGTCGCGCGCGGACCGCGGACCGCGGCCTGGGTCCAGACCGAACTGGCCGGTGACCTCGCCTACACCACGGTGGTGACCATCCTGTCCCGCCTGCACGACAAGGGACTGCTCGCCCGGGCCCGCGCCGGACGGGCGTACGCCTACACCCCCGTCACCGACGAGGCCGGCATCGTGGCCCGCCGCATGCGCGCGCTCCTCGACCACGAGGCCGACCGCCAGGCGGTGCTGGCCAGCTTCGTCTCCGAGCTCTCGGCCGCCGACGAGTCGATCCTGCGCGCGCTGCTCGGTGCCGCCGGACCGGCCGAGAGCCGGGGTTGA
- a CDS encoding M56 family metallopeptidase, whose amino-acid sequence MPLALYLPLLLPLTAFPVARLAGDHLHPRTATRLLTVVSVVLSVCSTLCLALLVVVGTAQLPGNPLPDGWSDAEVRDAIPHVSLFGILAIPTFLAIVIAVAVTHRRDRVEHRLALDAVAGAPAGGELTVLPDPTPYAYALRGPPDRIVVSTGMLLPLDDEERRALIAHERAHLKGRHHLALAATRLAACAHPLLRPIHTTVAYTVERWADEDAAEALGDRRTIARAVGKAALAAKGRPPFGAPAFAAPGPVPRRVAALLGPPLPTAWPTPRSRAGVAALVAATGTTVSVLASLNAAVALVLLLIAATPL is encoded by the coding sequence ATGCCGCTCGCGCTCTACCTGCCGCTGCTGCTGCCGCTCACCGCGTTTCCGGTGGCCCGACTGGCCGGCGACCACCTGCACCCGCGCACCGCCACCCGCCTGCTCACCGTCGTGTCGGTGGTCCTGTCCGTGTGCAGCACCCTGTGCCTGGCGCTGCTGGTCGTGGTCGGCACCGCCCAACTGCCCGGCAATCCGCTGCCCGACGGCTGGTCGGACGCGGAGGTACGCGACGCGATCCCGCACGTCAGCCTGTTCGGGATCCTGGCCATTCCCACCTTCCTGGCCATCGTGATCGCCGTCGCCGTCACCCACCGACGCGACCGGGTCGAGCATCGTCTCGCGCTGGACGCCGTCGCGGGAGCGCCCGCCGGCGGCGAACTGACGGTGCTGCCCGACCCGACGCCCTACGCCTACGCCCTGCGCGGGCCGCCCGACCGCATCGTGGTCTCCACCGGCATGCTGCTCCCGCTCGACGACGAGGAACGCCGCGCGCTGATCGCCCACGAACGGGCCCACCTGAAAGGCCGCCACCACCTCGCGCTCGCCGCCACCCGACTCGCGGCCTGCGCCCATCCGTTGCTGCGCCCGATCCACACCACCGTCGCCTACACGGTCGAACGCTGGGCCGACGAGGACGCCGCCGAAGCCCTCGGCGACCGGCGCACGATAGCCCGCGCGGTGGGCAAGGCGGCGCTGGCCGCGAAGGGCCGCCCGCCGTTCGGCGCACCCGCGTTCGCCGCGCCGGGGCCGGTACCGCGTCGGGTCGCCGCCCTGCTCGGTCCACCGCTGCCGACCGCGTGGCCCACTCCCCGCTCCCGGGCGGGCGTCGCGGCCCTGGTCGCCGCGACGGGCACCACGGTGTCCGTACTGGCCTCGCTCAACGCCGCGGTCGCACTGGTCCTGCTGCTGATCGCCGCGACGCCGCTGTAG
- a CDS encoding helix-turn-helix transcriptional regulator has protein sequence MGRAQRGAMWRQIVRVAVEREFCGPRLLDELRRQGFEVTAERLYAMLRRMEGDGTLVSEHRTVDGQRRRMYRASAATRERVAHE, from the coding sequence ATGGGTAGGGCTCAGCGGGGCGCCATGTGGCGGCAGATCGTTCGCGTCGCGGTCGAGCGGGAGTTTTGCGGCCCGCGGCTGCTCGACGAATTGCGGCGGCAGGGGTTCGAGGTCACCGCCGAGCGGTTGTACGCGATGTTGCGCCGCATGGAGGGCGACGGCACGCTCGTGTCCGAGCACCGGACGGTCGACGGGCAGCGGCGCCGGATGTACCGCGCCTCCGCGGCCACCCGCGAGCGCGTGGCCCACGAGTAG